In Pseudoduganella albidiflava, a single window of DNA contains:
- a CDS encoding REP-associated tyrosine transposase, with protein sequence MGRPTRHQFAGAIYHITTRGNRRAHIFADDIDKQIWYRILCETASRFQLVVYGVCLMPNHFHLLFETPDANLSSAMQYLNGKYAHKFNWRHGLTGHLFQGRFGDTHVVRQEHLLELLRYIVLNPVRAALVEHPDEWPWSSHVYLSGFHEAPPWLNVDWALDQFSGATMLAKKLAYRVFVDARIPLSKRRYYARPEVIERIHEIPSIPTLEQFARLHLDRSMAVAAAWACGGYSRDQIARYFGISTRTVSRMTRTTAC encoded by the coding sequence ATGGGCCGACCGACACGACATCAATTCGCTGGGGCGATTTACCACATCACTACGCGTGGCAATCGTCGGGCACACATATTTGCCGACGATATCGACAAGCAGATCTGGTACCGCATACTTTGCGAAACCGCGAGCCGCTTCCAACTGGTGGTATATGGCGTGTGCCTGATGCCCAACCATTTTCATCTGCTTTTTGAAACGCCGGATGCGAATCTCTCCTCGGCGATGCAATACCTGAACGGTAAATATGCGCACAAGTTCAACTGGCGGCATGGGCTTACCGGCCACCTGTTCCAGGGACGATTCGGTGACACCCATGTCGTTCGGCAGGAACATCTGCTCGAACTGCTGCGTTACATCGTGCTCAACCCCGTTCGTGCCGCACTGGTCGAGCATCCGGACGAATGGCCGTGGAGCTCCCACGTTTATCTGAGCGGATTTCACGAGGCGCCTCCATGGCTGAACGTGGACTGGGCACTCGATCAGTTTTCAGGCGCAACCATGTTGGCGAAAAAGCTGGCATATCGCGTGTTCGTCGATGCCCGCATTCCGTTGAGTAAGCGGCGATATTACGCCCGGCCGGAAGTGATCGAACGGATTCACGAAATACCCTCGATTCCGACGCTTGAACAGTTCGCGCGCTTGCATCTGGACAGGAGCATGGCGGTAGCCGCCGCATGGGCATGCGGCGGCTATTCCCGCGACCAGATCGCTCGGTATTTCGGCATTTCCACGAGAACTGTCAGCAGGATGACGCGCACGACAGCGTGTTGA
- a CDS encoding GGDEF domain-containing protein: MSPPVHDAAFAISRLSAEFTDRTIEAHFSHHLLPQTKEQLRTTLLFCAAVYLVFAITDVLALGLSPLSLMLFGCRAAVAVVAVASCVTNHLHPHSVGRVYLTASVTEIVGMLAFAPIVLARPAELSWHAMSMGLMVLVVYLYIPNRLLYALAIGVISTLVFIAVALVTGRLTGQEQLTMVMLLSLANCFGFIAARRYNIIRREEFRVQSVLKNLSERDPLTGCHNRRYLQQELLNMELSRARRFRLSVAVIACDIDYFKSVNDTYGHAAGDRVLVAFATLLRGMIRENVDNLIRFGGEEFLLVLPETDLAGAVHLAERMRAALSTMTTETTPGKSVGVTASFGVTSVNFANVAARFPQEAVIELADQLLYAAKRDGRNTVKALEFYGRPGLHVASRAVG; the protein is encoded by the coding sequence GTGTCACCCCCGGTTCATGACGCGGCGTTCGCGATCTCCCGCCTCTCGGCAGAATTCACCGACAGGACGATCGAAGCGCATTTCAGCCATCACCTGCTGCCGCAGACCAAGGAACAGCTGCGCACCACGCTGCTGTTCTGTGCCGCCGTTTACCTTGTCTTTGCAATCACCGACGTGCTGGCGCTGGGACTTTCGCCGCTGTCGCTGATGCTGTTCGGCTGCCGTGCCGCGGTCGCCGTGGTGGCGGTCGCCAGTTGCGTCACCAATCACCTGCATCCGCATTCGGTCGGCCGGGTCTACCTGACGGCAAGCGTCACCGAGATCGTCGGCATGCTGGCCTTCGCGCCGATCGTGCTGGCAAGGCCGGCCGAGCTATCCTGGCACGCGATGTCGATGGGGCTGATGGTGCTCGTGGTGTACCTGTACATTCCGAACCGGCTGCTGTACGCGCTGGCCATCGGCGTGATCTCCACGCTCGTGTTCATCGCCGTCGCGCTGGTCACGGGCCGCCTGACCGGGCAGGAACAGCTGACGATGGTCATGCTGCTGTCGCTGGCGAACTGCTTCGGCTTCATCGCCGCGCGCCGCTACAACATCATCCGGCGCGAGGAGTTCCGCGTGCAGTCGGTGCTTAAGAACCTGTCCGAGCGCGATCCGCTGACGGGCTGCCACAACCGGCGCTACCTGCAGCAGGAGCTGCTGAACATGGAGCTGTCGCGGGCGCGCCGCTTCCGCCTCAGCGTCGCCGTGATCGCCTGCGACATCGACTACTTCAAGTCCGTCAACGACACCTATGGCCACGCGGCGGGCGACCGGGTACTGGTGGCATTCGCCACGCTGCTGCGCGGGATGATCCGGGAGAACGTGGATAACCTGATCCGCTTCGGCGGCGAGGAATTCCTGCTGGTGCTGCCCGAAACCGACCTGGCCGGCGCGGTGCACCTGGCCGAGCGGATGCGCGCCGCGCTGTCCACCATGACCACCGAGACCACGCCCGGCAAGTCGGTCGGCGTGACGGCCAGCTTCGGTGTCACGTCGGTCAACTTCGCCAACGTCGCCGCCCGCTTCCCGCAGGAAGCCGTGATCGAGCTGGCCGACCAGCTGCTGTACGCCGCCAAGCGCGACGGCCGCAACACCGTCAAGGCGCTGGAATTCTACGGCCGGCCCGGCCTGCACGTGGCCAGCCGGGCGGTCGGCTGA
- the dctA gene encoding C4-dicarboxylate transporter DctA: MRSTFIGKSLSKLYVQVLIAIVAGIALGHFMPDLGAQLKPLGDLFIKLIKMLLAPIIFASIVVGIARMNNVHEAGRVGIKAVLYFEVASTLALAIGLVVVNVFQPGVGMNIDPAHIDGSSVETYAKRAEQQGGAFDFILNMVPNSVVGAFAAGEMLPIIFFSLLFAIALARAGKPVEPFVDMLDQFLQGMFGVVRIAMVVAPLGAFGGMAFTVGKYGIGTLASFGQLILCLYLTSAVFIVVGLGIVMRACGLSLFKFMRYIKDELLVTLGTASTEAVLPQMLVKLEKLGIPKPVVGLVLPTGYAFNADGTAIYLTMASIFIAQAMNIDLTLWDQLVLLGVLLFTSKGSAGVAGAGFVALAATLASMHKIPVEGLVLLLGVDRFLNEARAVTNLVGNGVATVVVARWEKAIDMRQARAVLDRGAAFGEEQPVPVLEPVAPVARMQK, translated from the coding sequence ATGCGATCCACCTTCATCGGAAAGTCCCTTTCCAAGCTCTACGTCCAGGTCCTGATTGCCATCGTGGCCGGCATCGCGCTGGGCCACTTCATGCCCGACCTCGGGGCCCAGCTGAAACCCCTGGGCGACCTCTTCATCAAGCTGATCAAGATGCTGCTGGCGCCGATCATCTTCGCCTCCATCGTGGTCGGCATCGCCCGCATGAACAATGTGCACGAAGCGGGCCGCGTCGGCATCAAGGCGGTACTGTATTTCGAGGTTGCCTCCACGCTCGCGCTGGCCATCGGGCTGGTCGTCGTCAACGTCTTCCAGCCCGGTGTCGGGATGAATATCGACCCCGCGCACATCGACGGTTCATCGGTCGAGACCTACGCCAAGCGGGCGGAACAGCAGGGCGGCGCATTCGATTTCATCCTGAACATGGTGCCGAATAGCGTGGTGGGGGCGTTCGCCGCCGGCGAAATGCTGCCGATCATCTTCTTCTCGCTGCTGTTCGCCATCGCGCTGGCCCGCGCCGGCAAGCCGGTCGAACCGTTCGTCGACATGCTCGACCAGTTCCTGCAGGGGATGTTCGGCGTCGTGCGCATCGCCATGGTTGTCGCGCCGCTGGGGGCCTTCGGCGGCATGGCCTTCACCGTGGGCAAATACGGTATCGGCACGCTGGCGTCCTTCGGCCAGCTGATCCTGTGCCTGTACCTGACCTCCGCCGTCTTCATCGTGGTGGGGCTGGGCATCGTCATGCGTGCGTGCGGCCTGTCGCTGTTCAAGTTCATGCGCTACATCAAGGACGAGCTGCTGGTCACGCTCGGCACCGCGTCGACCGAAGCGGTGCTGCCGCAAATGCTCGTCAAGCTGGAAAAGCTGGGCATTCCCAAGCCGGTCGTGGGGCTGGTACTGCCGACCGGCTATGCCTTCAATGCCGATGGCACGGCGATCTACCTGACGATGGCATCGATCTTCATCGCCCAGGCCATGAACATCGACCTGACGCTGTGGGACCAGCTGGTGCTGCTCGGCGTGCTGCTGTTCACCTCGAAAGGCTCGGCCGGTGTCGCCGGTGCCGGCTTCGTCGCACTGGCGGCCACGCTGGCCTCGATGCACAAGATTCCGGTCGAAGGGCTGGTGCTGCTGCTCGGTGTCGACCGGTTCCTGAACGAAGCCCGCGCGGTGACGAACCTGGTGGGCAACGGCGTCGCCACGGTGGTGGTGGCGCGCTGGGAGAAGGCCATCGACATGCGGCAGGCCAGGGCCGTTCTCGATCGCGGCGCGGCATTCGGCGAGGAGCAGCCGGTACCGGTGCTGGAACCGGTCGCGCCTGTTGCGCGGATGCAGAAGTGA